The Nitrospira tepida genome includes a window with the following:
- a CDS encoding phytanoyl-CoA dioxygenase family protein — MNNTVYYDSLLSDDRRRQEIFQGQLFVYSPRPSTLAFIDHARKLIKEAFAPLDPETAQYQMSVEQYAEILGKLKPAFIHHPDSKRHIQAILTEMGADLSKTYFDVPKMRSSTSDNFLTTGIAYAWHPHRDTWYSAPPCQVNWWIPIYDIQSDNAMAFHPKYWNRYVKNDSSSHNYYEWNKQHRGGHVSQFLKSDPRPLSRPTEPIEMDPQIRLIVPAGGVLLFSAAQMHSSVPNTSGKTRFSIDFRVVNIEDAAAQRGAPRVDEACTGTTMRDYLRGTDFVSRIPEEIVTLYDDNTTTKGDLIYRGDQGD; from the coding sequence ATGAATAACACCGTATACTACGATTCCCTCCTCTCAGACGACAGGCGACGTCAGGAGATTTTCCAAGGGCAATTGTTTGTGTATTCACCGAGACCGAGTACACTCGCATTCATCGACCATGCGCGCAAGCTCATCAAAGAGGCGTTTGCCCCGTTGGATCCTGAAACGGCCCAATATCAGATGTCGGTTGAGCAATATGCGGAGATATTGGGGAAGTTGAAGCCGGCCTTTATCCATCATCCGGATTCCAAGCGGCATATCCAGGCCATATTGACTGAAATGGGGGCCGATTTGAGCAAGACATACTTCGACGTGCCGAAGATGCGTAGCTCGACCAGCGATAATTTTCTCACGACTGGCATCGCATATGCTTGGCACCCTCACCGCGACACGTGGTATTCGGCGCCACCGTGTCAGGTGAACTGGTGGATACCCATTTACGACATTCAATCCGATAACGCGATGGCCTTCCACCCCAAGTACTGGAACCGCTACGTCAAAAATGATTCGAGCAGCCATAACTACTATGAGTGGAATAAGCAGCATCGGGGAGGGCATGTCTCCCAATTCCTGAAGTCGGATCCGCGTCCGCTTTCTCGGCCAACCGAGCCCATCGAGATGGATCCGCAGATTCGCCTCATCGTTCCGGCCGGCGGGGTGCTCCTGTTCTCTGCGGCGCAGATGCATTCGAGCGTGCCGAATACGTCGGGGAAAACACGGTTTAGTATCGACTTTCGTGTCGTGAATATCGAAGATGCGGCGGCACAACGGGGGGCGCCTCGGGTGGATGAAGCGTGCACGGGAACAACGATGCGGGATTATCTTCGCGGTACAGATTTCGTCTCGCGCATTCCCGAGGAAATTGTGACGTTGTATGACGATAATACGACGACCAAGGGCGACCTGATTTATCGGGGCGATCAGGGGGACTGA
- a CDS encoding DUF4910 domain-containing protein translates to MLELRSAHTDSPTGVGHEAYELIREIYPLCRSITGEGVRDTLRSVQRRIPLTIVEVPCGTHVFDWTVPPEWNIRDAYIKNRSGERIVDFRQCNLHVMSYSAPVHRTMTLGELKPHLFTIPEHPEWIPYRTSYYQENWGFCLSQKQLSQLTDGEYEVCIDSTFTPSGTLTYGECYLPGATEEEVLVSTHICHPSLCNDNLSGISVAAMLAKTMAQRERRYSYRFLFIPTTIGSITWLATHEDVVHRVKHGLVLTGLGDRGKVTYKKSRRGVAEIDRVMSHVLKHSGQDHVVVDFIPYGYDERQYCSPAFDLPVGVIMRTPHGAYPEYHTSADNLDLIDPQSLAGAYDHCLIAFDVLEQNGVYQNLNPKCEPRLGKRGLYRSIAGQQEKQNRELAILWVLNLSDGTHSLLDIADRSGRSFEEIRQAADALTACGLLKNAGR, encoded by the coding sequence ATGCTCGAGTTACGTTCCGCGCATACGGATTCTCCCACTGGAGTCGGGCATGAAGCCTATGAGTTGATCCGTGAGATCTATCCCCTGTGCCGCAGTATCACCGGAGAGGGGGTTCGCGACACGCTGCGATCGGTTCAGCGCCGTATTCCGCTGACCATTGTTGAAGTGCCGTGCGGAACGCACGTGTTCGATTGGACCGTACCGCCGGAGTGGAATATCCGGGACGCGTATATCAAGAATCGGAGTGGAGAGCGCATCGTTGATTTCCGGCAGTGTAACTTGCACGTCATGAGCTATAGCGCTCCCGTGCATCGGACGATGACATTAGGGGAATTGAAGCCGCACTTGTTTACGATCCCCGAGCATCCGGAATGGATTCCCTATCGGACATCCTACTATCAAGAGAACTGGGGGTTTTGCCTCTCGCAGAAGCAGCTGTCGCAGTTGACCGATGGAGAGTATGAGGTCTGTATCGACTCGACCTTCACGCCGTCGGGGACATTGACCTATGGCGAGTGTTACCTGCCCGGAGCAACCGAAGAAGAGGTCCTGGTTTCGACCCATATCTGTCATCCATCCCTGTGCAATGATAATTTATCGGGAATTTCGGTCGCGGCCATGCTGGCGAAGACAATGGCCCAGCGCGAGCGGCGCTACAGCTACCGGTTCCTGTTCATTCCGACGACGATTGGATCCATCACCTGGCTGGCGACACACGAGGATGTCGTGCACCGTGTGAAGCATGGACTCGTGTTGACAGGACTGGGAGATAGGGGAAAGGTCACGTACAAGAAAAGCCGGCGGGGGGTAGCGGAAATTGATCGTGTCATGTCGCATGTTCTGAAGCATTCCGGGCAGGATCACGTGGTCGTTGATTTCATCCCCTACGGATATGATGAGCGGCAGTATTGCTCGCCGGCGTTCGATTTGCCCGTAGGAGTCATCATGCGGACTCCGCATGGAGCATATCCCGAGTACCACACGTCAGCGGATAATTTGGATTTGATCGATCCCCAGTCGTTGGCAGGAGCCTACGATCACTGTCTGATCGCATTCGACGTGTTGGAGCAGAACGGCGTCTATCAGAACCTCAATCCCAAGTGTGAGCCCCGGCTTGGCAAGCGCGGCTTGTATCGATCCATTGCAGGCCAACAGGAGAAGCAGAATCGTGAGCTTGCCATCTTATGGGTGCTGAACCTGTCGGATGGAACGCATAGCCTGCTGGATATTGCCGATCGAAGCGGACGGTCGTTTGAAGAGATCCGGCAGGCGGCCGACGCCTTGACCGCCTGCGGATTATTAAAAAACGCGGGGAGGTAG
- a CDS encoding class I SAM-dependent methyltransferase, which yields MSRSKCRLCACDLEHTFVDLGMSPLANSYLQPAQLGHMERFYPLHVYVCQHCLLVQLEEFQSPEDIFGDYAYFSSYSDSFLQHARSYVDTAVERWGLAAKNLVVEVASNDGYLLQYFVERSVPVLGIEPAVNVAAVAMRKGIPTVTKFFGMESARQLAAEGRQGDLIIANNVLAHVPQVNDFVAGLKILLKPTGVVTVEFPHLAQLMARNQFDTIYHEHFSYFSFLVVERLFAQHGIKVFDVEEIWTHGGSLRVYGCHAEDDAKHVNVRVDELRSRERQTGFADLAHYLAFGPQVEETKQKLLSFLISAKREGKTVVGYGAPAKAITLLNYCGVRTDFIEYTVDRSPHKQGQYLPGVHVPIYAPERLRQTRPHYVLIFAWNLREEIMSQIAYIREWGGQFVVPIPEVAVYS from the coding sequence ATGTCCCGATCCAAATGCCGTTTGTGTGCGTGTGATCTCGAGCACACATTTGTCGATTTAGGGATGTCGCCCTTGGCGAACAGCTATTTGCAGCCAGCTCAGTTGGGTCACATGGAGCGGTTCTATCCCCTGCATGTTTACGTATGTCAACACTGTTTATTGGTCCAGTTAGAGGAATTTCAAAGTCCCGAGGACATTTTTGGCGACTATGCATATTTTTCTTCCTACTCTGACAGCTTCCTCCAACATGCCAGATCCTATGTTGACACCGCCGTGGAGCGTTGGGGCTTAGCCGCCAAGAATCTGGTCGTGGAAGTTGCGAGTAATGACGGATATCTGCTCCAGTATTTTGTGGAACGGTCTGTGCCCGTGCTTGGCATTGAGCCAGCCGTCAATGTGGCTGCGGTGGCCATGCGAAAGGGCATTCCGACCGTGACGAAATTTTTCGGGATGGAGAGCGCCCGCCAACTCGCGGCGGAAGGCCGGCAGGGGGATCTGATTATTGCAAATAACGTGCTGGCGCACGTCCCACAAGTGAACGACTTTGTGGCGGGCTTGAAGATCCTGCTCAAACCGACCGGAGTGGTGACGGTCGAGTTTCCTCACCTGGCGCAACTAATGGCCCGCAATCAGTTCGATACGATCTATCATGAGCACTTCTCCTACTTTTCCTTCCTTGTGGTCGAGCGCTTGTTCGCGCAGCACGGCATAAAGGTGTTTGACGTTGAGGAAATCTGGACGCACGGCGGATCGCTGCGTGTCTACGGCTGTCATGCCGAAGACGATGCCAAGCATGTAAATGTCAGGGTGGACGAGTTGCGGTCACGAGAACGGCAAACAGGGTTCGCCGACCTTGCGCACTACCTGGCGTTCGGACCACAAGTTGAGGAAACAAAGCAGAAGCTCTTGTCGTTTTTGATTTCGGCGAAACGGGAAGGCAAGACGGTTGTGGGCTATGGGGCCCCGGCGAAAGCCATTACGCTTCTCAACTATTGCGGTGTACGGACGGACTTCATCGAATATACAGTTGATCGGAGCCCGCACAAGCAAGGCCAGTATCTGCCCGGGGTCCATGTTCCCATTTATGCCCCGGAGCGGTTGCGGCAGACGAGACCGCACTACGTGCTGATCTTTGCCTGGAATCTTCGGGAAGAAATCATGAGCCAGATAGCATACATCAGAGAGTGGGGTGGACAGTTTGTGGTGCCCATACCGGAAGTCGCGGTCTATTCCTGA
- a CDS encoding UDP-glucose dehydrogenase family protein, with protein sequence MNLSIVGTGYVGLVTGTCLAAAGHRVACVDVRANIVEMINSGRPPIYEAGLELLLSQVIRDAMLTATTDLDSAVANSDVTMLCVGTPTVNSQTDLSQIQLASQSIGGALRKKTAYHVVVVKSTVLPGTTEDLVQPSIENACQRKLGEGWGLCMNPEFLREGQAVEDCRWPDRIVIGVSDDRAAEVMRQLYAGSHCPLVVTTPKTAEMIKYVANSLFATLISFSNEVGNLCASVPGVDAREVWRGVHLDRRLTPMRAEPGKPAEVVHYLWHGLGFGGSCFPKDVAALRGFGKRNGVATGLLDSVLTTNETQPLRMIDLLEKEMDVPNKKVAVLGLAFKPGTDDLRDSPAFPVIRALKKRGAKVVVHDPVAMPLARRHDELSGVDFASDWQDALKEADACCLVTSWSEYKAITPEHCLQFMRQPVILDGRGFFDPTSFTRAGVIWRGIGYTPIVPLPAVPKWD encoded by the coding sequence ATGAATCTCTCGATAGTCGGGACAGGGTATGTGGGGCTTGTGACGGGGACGTGTCTGGCCGCTGCCGGCCATCGTGTGGCCTGTGTCGATGTACGGGCGAACATCGTAGAAATGATTAACAGTGGCCGACCGCCTATTTATGAGGCGGGGCTGGAGCTTCTGTTGTCGCAGGTCATCCGGGATGCGATGCTGACGGCCACGACCGACCTGGATTCCGCAGTGGCGAATAGCGATGTCACCATGCTGTGCGTTGGAACTCCCACGGTCAATTCCCAGACGGATTTGTCGCAGATTCAGCTGGCGTCTCAGTCGATTGGCGGCGCGCTTCGGAAGAAGACCGCCTATCATGTCGTGGTGGTTAAAAGTACTGTCCTCCCCGGTACGACGGAAGATCTCGTGCAGCCGTCCATCGAAAATGCCTGTCAACGAAAGCTTGGTGAAGGATGGGGTCTCTGTATGAACCCTGAATTCCTGCGGGAAGGCCAAGCCGTGGAAGATTGTCGATGGCCGGACCGTATTGTCATTGGTGTGTCCGACGACCGCGCTGCGGAAGTAATGCGCCAACTCTACGCGGGCTCGCACTGCCCACTGGTGGTGACGACCCCAAAGACCGCAGAAATGATCAAATACGTGGCCAATTCCTTGTTCGCGACTCTGATTTCCTTCTCGAATGAGGTGGGCAATTTATGTGCATCAGTGCCAGGTGTGGACGCGAGGGAAGTATGGCGAGGAGTCCATCTCGACCGCCGCTTGACGCCGATGCGTGCCGAGCCAGGTAAGCCAGCGGAGGTCGTTCATTATCTCTGGCATGGGTTGGGGTTTGGCGGAAGCTGCTTCCCCAAGGATGTGGCTGCACTCCGTGGATTCGGGAAGCGCAATGGAGTGGCCACGGGTCTTCTGGATTCTGTCCTGACCACGAATGAAACTCAACCTCTTCGGATGATCGATCTTCTTGAAAAGGAAATGGACGTGCCTAACAAGAAGGTGGCCGTGCTGGGGCTGGCATTCAAGCCCGGCACCGACGACCTGCGGGATTCGCCCGCGTTTCCCGTTATCAGGGCTTTAAAGAAACGAGGGGCGAAGGTCGTGGTTCATGATCCCGTTGCCATGCCGCTCGCACGGCGACACGATGAGCTGAGCGGCGTCGACTTTGCTTCCGATTGGCAGGATGCTTTGAAAGAAGCCGACGCCTGCTGCCTCGTAACCAGTTGGTCTGAGTATAAGGCGATCACGCCCGAACACTGCCTCCAATTCATGCGCCAGCCGGTGATCCTGGATGGGCGCGGATTCTTTGACCCCACGAGCTTTACACGGGCGGGTGTGATCTGGCGCGGTATTGGATACACGCCGATTGTACCGTTGCCGGCAGTGCCCAAGTGGGACTAG
- a CDS encoding NAD-dependent epimerase/dehydratase family protein, with translation MKTKRRFKWHLSSNNLSELSAQARVWLADDWMRVEQALGDQARQLQGKRILLTGAAGFLGFNFLHFFSYLNGLERSGERGRSKAIRVVAADNFLRGYPRWLAELAMADANIEIRRRDIVKPWLKQDSRFDYIIHGASVASPTFYRQYPLETLDANVTGLRNMLELALRAHVDSMLFFSSSEIYGDPPPDEIPTKESYRGNVACTGPRACYDESKRLGETLCYIYAEKYHVPVKIVRPFNNYGPGLRINDRRVLPDFCSDVLAGRNIAIYSDGSPTRTFCYSSDALTGYLLTLLSVCSGEAFNIGTDGPEISMRDLGRLVAKLAGEDRGVECRTSTDAAYLKDNPQRRCPDLSKARQLLGYQPQVYLEDGLDRLLQWYRRFLPLEESIQ, from the coding sequence ATGAAGACAAAGCGGCGTTTCAAGTGGCATCTGTCGTCGAACAATCTCTCGGAGCTGTCTGCTCAGGCACGAGTCTGGCTGGCTGACGATTGGATGCGGGTCGAGCAAGCCTTGGGCGATCAGGCCAGACAGTTGCAGGGGAAGCGGATCCTGCTGACCGGTGCGGCGGGTTTTCTTGGCTTCAACTTTCTGCATTTCTTCTCCTATCTAAACGGGCTTGAGAGGTCCGGGGAAAGAGGGAGGAGCAAGGCCATCCGCGTCGTGGCGGCCGATAATTTTCTTCGTGGATATCCCCGGTGGCTTGCGGAACTGGCCATGGCTGACGCCAACATCGAAATCCGCCGACGGGATATTGTGAAACCTTGGCTCAAACAGGACTCGCGTTTCGACTACATTATCCATGGTGCCTCTGTCGCCAGCCCGACGTTCTACAGGCAATATCCATTGGAAACGCTCGACGCAAATGTGACGGGCCTCAGGAACATGCTGGAGTTGGCACTGCGTGCCCACGTGGACAGTATGCTCTTTTTTAGTTCGAGCGAGATCTACGGTGATCCTCCTCCGGACGAAATTCCGACAAAGGAGTCGTACCGCGGCAATGTTGCCTGTACAGGGCCTCGTGCGTGCTATGACGAATCAAAGCGGCTAGGGGAGACGCTTTGCTATATCTATGCTGAAAAGTATCACGTACCGGTTAAGATCGTCCGTCCGTTCAACAACTACGGGCCTGGTCTCCGAATAAACGACCGGCGAGTGCTGCCTGACTTTTGTTCAGATGTTCTTGCCGGCCGCAATATCGCCATTTATTCTGACGGAAGCCCGACTCGGACCTTCTGTTATTCTTCGGATGCCCTCACCGGATATCTGCTGACGCTGCTGTCTGTATGTAGCGGGGAAGCCTTTAACATCGGAACAGACGGCCCTGAAATTTCAATGCGGGACCTGGGCCGCCTTGTGGCCAAGCTTGCCGGCGAGGATAGAGGTGTGGAATGTCGCACGAGTACAGACGCGGCCTACCTGAAGGATAATCCTCAGCGCCGATGTCCCGATCTGTCGAAAGCTCGCCAATTGTTGGGATATCAGCCTCAGGTGTATCTGGAAGATGGGCTCGACCGCTTGCTGCAGTGGTACCGACGGTTCCTTCCTCTTGAGGAAAGTATTCAATGA
- the rfbF gene encoding glucose-1-phosphate cytidylyltransferase, which translates to MKAVILAGGMGTRLSEETQLRPKPMVEIGGKPILWHIMKIYAAYGVREFIIALGYKGEMIKEYFLNFYAFNSDISVDLGTGRTIIQDCKRAEDWNVHLVETGLHTQTGGRLKRLKKWLGEDETFLFTYGDGVSDLDVQASIKFHKAHGKLATVTTVLPPARFGRLLYEQDRITEFKEKPHGEEGWINGGFYVLQRAAIDYIDGDEMAWEREPIERLTKAGQLMGYRHERFWSCMDTLREKNYLEELWASGKAPWKVW; encoded by the coding sequence ATGAAAGCCGTCATTTTGGCTGGAGGAATGGGGACACGTCTCAGCGAAGAAACGCAGTTGCGCCCGAAGCCGATGGTGGAGATTGGCGGGAAGCCGATCCTCTGGCACATCATGAAGATCTATGCGGCCTACGGAGTGAGGGAATTTATCATTGCACTCGGCTACAAGGGTGAAATGATTAAGGAGTATTTTCTGAATTTTTACGCATTCAATAGCGACATCTCGGTCGACCTGGGGACTGGCCGGACAATTATCCAGGATTGCAAACGTGCAGAGGATTGGAACGTTCATCTGGTCGAAACTGGTTTGCACACCCAGACGGGTGGTCGCCTGAAGCGCTTGAAAAAGTGGCTAGGAGAAGACGAAACGTTTTTGTTTACCTATGGAGATGGAGTGTCGGATCTCGATGTCCAGGCGTCGATCAAGTTCCATAAGGCTCACGGCAAGTTGGCGACGGTGACGACGGTGCTTCCACCTGCGCGGTTCGGCAGGCTTCTCTACGAACAGGATCGAATCACTGAGTTCAAGGAAAAGCCTCATGGTGAAGAGGGGTGGATCAACGGGGGATTCTATGTGCTGCAGAGAGCAGCGATTGATTACATCGATGGGGATGAAATGGCATGGGAACGTGAGCCCATCGAGCGGTTGACCAAGGCGGGCCAGTTGATGGGATATCGGCACGAGCGGTTTTGGTCCTGCATGGATACGTTGAGGGAGAAGAATTACTTGGAAGAGTTGTGGGCCTCTGGAAAGGCTCCCTGGAAGGTCTGGTAG
- a CDS encoding ABC transporter ATP-binding protein, with the protein MGNIAVKAERLCKKYSITVGHRADQSLAGRLADSVQRLISFERSSRRIHYQREDVWSLRDVSFEIAKGDVVGIIGRNGAGKSTLLKILSRITEPTSGRAEIFGRVGTLLEVGTGFHPDLTGRDNIYLSGSILGMGKSEITRKFDEIVAFAGIEQYIDTPVKRYSTGMYVRLAFAVGAHLEPEVLIVDEVLAVGDMQFQKKCLDRMHYMGEQGRTVIFVSHNMQAVTRLCRRVLYLERGQLVGDGPTHQVVSSYLHSGVGARSSREWIDQRSAPGDDRVRLRGVRVRLSDGRIDDVVDIRQGFAIEIEFEVLEESPALTPSLKLIGEDGITLFEALDLDPDWRRRSRPQGRYVSTAWVPGNFLGEGTFFVSAWCLSLDPYVIHFGTEEVIAFQVIDNLEDGSARGDYMGELEGAIRPMLKWSTQFFPVIHS; encoded by the coding sequence ATGGGAAACATTGCTGTCAAGGCCGAACGCCTCTGCAAGAAGTATTCGATTACAGTAGGACACCGCGCTGACCAATCTCTCGCCGGCCGTCTCGCAGACAGTGTGCAGCGGCTGATCTCCTTTGAACGATCCAGCCGGAGGATACATTACCAGAGAGAGGATGTGTGGTCGTTGAGGGACGTTTCCTTTGAGATTGCCAAGGGCGACGTGGTCGGAATTATCGGCCGCAACGGAGCCGGCAAGAGTACCCTGCTCAAGATCCTGTCCCGTATCACTGAACCGACATCTGGGAGAGCTGAAATATTCGGGCGCGTGGGCACTCTGTTGGAGGTAGGAACGGGATTTCATCCGGATCTGACAGGGCGCGACAATATTTATCTCAGTGGCAGCATTCTTGGTATGGGAAAATCGGAAATCACGAGGAAATTCGACGAAATCGTCGCATTCGCGGGGATTGAGCAATATATTGATACGCCGGTCAAGCGATATTCCACTGGCATGTATGTCCGGCTGGCTTTTGCGGTCGGCGCGCATCTGGAACCGGAGGTGCTTATTGTAGATGAGGTACTCGCGGTTGGTGACATGCAATTCCAGAAAAAGTGCCTGGACAGGATGCACTATATGGGTGAGCAGGGGCGAACCGTGATTTTTGTTTCCCACAATATGCAGGCCGTGACAAGATTGTGTAGGCGGGTCTTATACCTTGAGAGAGGGCAGCTTGTCGGAGATGGTCCGACTCATCAGGTTGTTAGTTCATACTTGCATTCAGGAGTGGGAGCACGATCAAGCCGAGAATGGATCGATCAGCGATCGGCTCCCGGCGATGATCGTGTTCGCCTTCGAGGGGTTCGCGTCAGGCTCAGTGACGGACGAATTGACGATGTAGTCGATATAAGGCAGGGATTTGCGATCGAGATTGAATTTGAGGTATTAGAGGAGAGCCCAGCACTCACACCGTCGTTGAAGCTGATAGGGGAAGACGGCATAACACTGTTTGAGGCACTGGACCTAGACCCAGACTGGCGTCGGCGCAGTCGACCGCAAGGTCGATACGTGAGTACCGCGTGGGTACCAGGGAACTTCTTGGGTGAGGGAACGTTTTTTGTCAGCGCTTGGTGTCTCTCATTGGACCCATACGTCATTCACTTCGGGACAGAAGAGGTGATAGCGTTCCAAGTCATAGATAATCTGGAGGACGGTTCAGCTCGCGGTGATTACATGGGAGAACTTGAGGGAGCGATAAGGCCTATGCTGAAGTGGAGTACTCAGTTCTTTCCTGTCATTCACAGTTGA
- a CDS encoding ABC transporter permease — translation MEKVETMQVPTVIIESNKRVLSFGLESLWKYRELLYFLAWRDLKARYAQTAIGLAWAVLQPLIMMVVYTLVFGRLANMPSDGLPYPLFAYAALVPWSYLAKSLDRSGFSVVAESNLITKVYFPRIVVPLSATLGGLLDFAIAFALLLILMAWFGITPTWGVLLVPVFMLLTVGTSLAVSLWLSALYVRYRDVGAAVPLITQLWMFASPVVYPSSLIPETWRTWYALINPMVGVIDGFRWALLGTHPPHIGMLLANVSTIFVVLLGATAYFNRVERTFADVI, via the coding sequence ATGGAGAAGGTCGAAACAATGCAAGTGCCCACCGTAATCATCGAATCCAATAAGCGTGTTCTAAGCTTCGGACTTGAGTCGCTGTGGAAATATCGGGAGCTACTCTATTTTCTGGCTTGGCGAGACTTGAAGGCGCGTTATGCCCAGACGGCAATCGGATTAGCCTGGGCCGTTCTCCAACCGCTCATCATGATGGTTGTATATACGCTCGTGTTCGGACGGCTTGCAAATATGCCATCGGATGGGCTGCCCTATCCGCTCTTTGCATATGCGGCGCTGGTTCCCTGGAGTTATCTTGCGAAGAGCTTAGATAGGAGCGGTTTCAGCGTTGTGGCAGAATCGAATCTCATCACCAAAGTGTATTTTCCTCGTATTGTGGTCCCACTCTCTGCCACGCTCGGCGGCCTCCTCGATTTTGCCATCGCGTTTGCTTTGTTGCTTATTCTGATGGCGTGGTTCGGTATCACTCCGACATGGGGCGTGTTGCTAGTGCCGGTTTTTATGCTGCTGACAGTCGGGACCTCTTTGGCCGTTAGTCTTTGGCTATCTGCCTTGTATGTGCGATATCGAGATGTCGGCGCAGCCGTTCCACTTATCACTCAATTATGGATGTTTGCGTCTCCTGTTGTTTATCCGTCCAGTCTCATCCCTGAGACGTGGCGGACGTGGTATGCATTGATCAATCCGATGGTAGGCGTGATCGATGGGTTTCGCTGGGCATTGCTTGGAACGCATCCGCCCCATATCGGAATGCTCTTGGCCAATGTGAGCACCATCTTTGTCGTGCTCTTGGGCGCCACTGCATATTTTAACCGCGTAGAACGAACATTCGCTGACGTCATCTAG
- a CDS encoding XrtA system polysaccharide deacetylase, which translates to MKGHDKDPTYMPKEFRPVHCLSFDIEEHFQVSAFESPIRRHNWDLFESRVERNTDKILDLIEFKGLRATFFILGWVAERCPALVRRICAGGHEIASHGYAHELVTSQAPQKFREDIRKTKAILEDLTGQHVCGYRAPSFSITNKSSWALSILCEEGYGYDTSIVPIIHDRYGMPEAPSVVHQLKTESGIIWEIPPSTVSICGMRVPIGGGGYFRIFPYWMFKALFQKAEGTNSPLVTYFHPWEIDPDQPRMKGSRLSRFRHYTNLHRTHERLTRLLDDFAFAPIKEIIIPVREIYARMAKRNEPKGMVRGERQENDTLSNVGAIL; encoded by the coding sequence GTGAAGGGGCACGATAAAGATCCTACTTATATGCCGAAGGAATTCAGGCCAGTGCACTGTCTTTCGTTTGACATCGAGGAGCATTTCCAGGTGTCAGCATTCGAGTCGCCGATACGAAGGCACAATTGGGATCTTTTTGAGAGCCGCGTTGAGAGGAATACGGATAAGATTTTGGACTTGATAGAGTTTAAGGGACTCAGAGCAACCTTCTTTATTTTGGGATGGGTGGCAGAACGTTGTCCTGCGCTTGTCAGGCGAATCTGTGCAGGTGGTCATGAGATAGCCTCGCATGGGTATGCTCATGAGCTGGTTACTTCGCAAGCTCCTCAAAAATTTCGAGAGGATATCAGGAAGACTAAGGCTATTCTTGAAGATTTGACCGGGCAGCATGTGTGTGGATATAGGGCCCCAAGTTTCTCCATTACAAACAAAAGCAGTTGGGCGCTGTCCATTCTTTGCGAAGAAGGATATGGATATGACACCAGTATAGTCCCGATCATTCATGATCGATATGGCATGCCAGAAGCTCCGAGCGTCGTGCACCAGCTTAAGACGGAATCCGGAATTATCTGGGAAATTCCACCTTCAACCGTTAGTATCTGTGGAATGAGAGTCCCAATAGGGGGGGGAGGATATTTTAGGATTTTCCCGTATTGGATGTTCAAGGCTCTTTTTCAGAAGGCCGAAGGAACAAATTCTCCACTTGTCACATATTTTCACCCGTGGGAAATTGACCCCGACCAACCTCGAATGAAGGGTTCACGCCTGTCGCGCTTCAGACATTATACCAACTTACATCGGACACATGAACGGCTTACGAGACTTCTAGACGATTTTGCATTTGCTCCGATCAAAGAAATAATCATCCCGGTACGTGAGATCTATGCGCGTATGGCGAAGAGGAACGAACCTAAGGGAATGGTCCGAGGGGAGCGGCAAGAAAATGATACTCTGTCTAATGTGGGTGCGATTCTGTGA